The Oryza sativa Japonica Group chromosome 11, ASM3414082v1 DNA window acggcgtcatctattaaaaaaatggaggtagtacatcTCATTGCCCATTGCCATTGATCTACTATATACTTGCACTTTTACTGCACTCATGTGTCATTTAATTACCTGATCACATCATAGATTGAGAGACCAAAACATCTTACAATTTATACAGCTGTCGTTGCAATTTTAATTTCTACTGTAGCAGTCCTAGCACTGCAACTCGCACCACGTGCAACTTGTTTGTGCTACATTAGGAATATGATAATCTAACACGGCGAGGAATCGCATTGCTAACATATTTGGAGATAGTGTGTTCATATCCTTTCGAGCATTTCGCATCCAAGTCACCACCAAAAGTGATTCGGCAAACAGATCTGTCAAGCCGATGATCAAGAATCAGGAGTTCTAGTGCTGGTGAGTTCTCCACGAAATACAGAGCAAGCTCAAGGCTTGAACGGCCTGCTGAAAATCCAGTCATTTTGACCAACTTGAGGTTTTTATGTGGACAATGTTTCTCCAGACTTCTCAACTCTGCTTCCTTTTCCATGTAACAAAATGGCTCCTCTATATCTTCCAGCTACATAAAGTTTCAACAAAGATGAATTGCTTAGGAAAATTATGAGTCTCAAACCAGACACCAAAGTTTAAAAGTATGTGCTCATAAACCAAGTTGGACTTGAAATTTGAACATTAGCACATTCAGAATACACAAATGGCCTAAAAAAGCTACAGCAGTCCACAATTTCATACTGCTATgaactgaaaagttgtgtagCACGGCTGTGGTTTTGGTATCACATTGCAACAATTGTACATTGTTCGAATTCTTAATTTCTTACTCCTTCCCATTTCAAAATGTAAGAATTTCCAGGATTCAGATTATGTACCACAATATACCACCCATTCCAAAATACAAGAGTTTCCAGGATTCAAATTCTGTACCACAATATAAGCATTGCTGTGCTGATTCCCATGGTTCCAATGATTCCAAAGTCAATTGGATGCTTAGAAAGGGAATCTAagcaatttaaaattcaaaaattgacCACTGAGGTGACTAAAAGGAATCTTTTGACTTAACCTTACTATTTGCTAATAAACAACctaagaaatgcttatattttggaacggaaggagtattacTCAATTAATCAGACATGACCTATCCACTGTTTCAGCTTCTACTATAAGTATTACATGAAGATCACACAGGGCTCGAAATAATGACACCACAAACGTTTCTGTACACACAACCACAAGGGTTAAGGAGAATAAATCCCACTATTCCCCCAAACGATTGTTGGTCCACTTATTCCCTTAAACATTTGGGAAGGAAAAGATGTTGGAGAGGAAGCCATATGATTCATGCCCCATATTCGTGTCCAATTTCTTGTGACTCTTTCATAGTTAACATGAAGGGATAAAAGGCCTTGCAAGCTACTGAGCGTCTCAGGCTCTGAGCCTCAGGCTCCCATGGTTCACTTCCAATTTGGTTCTTGCTTCCTGAAGCAGCTCTGGAATCTTTTCTTGTTCCTGGAAACCATGCTGCCGGTCGATCACTCTTGACTAGTTCTGTAACAACCGGCGGTGATTATAGGGTTGGAGGCAGCCAGATTCGTTATACAACACATCACAGCAGGTctggggtttagggtttagcaATGGGTGAAGGAGCATGGTGATAACGGTGAGAGGCTGTGGCCATGGCAGCTAAGGTGGAGAGAATATGATGTGTTAGGATCTGTCATCTGGGGGCAAATTTATGTCGATTTCAACTGAAGGGGTTGGCAGAGGTGACAAGAAAGGAAACATGATAAAAAATTTTATGGCAGAAGGACAAAGGTGaacataagattttttttttttttttggggggggggggggttggggggCATAAGTGGATCAACATACCAACATCATATAGCTTAACATTAGATATTATCTAGACAAATGTAAGTTATAGAGTGATGTTCTAAAAAATGCCTATAATATGGCATATACAACGAAGAGTGTCAACACTGGAATTTACACTTAATGTGCATTCCACTGATGGCATCATTTacttttcaaaaattttgtttaaaaCTGCAATATAACAGAACAGTTCAACAGTTATCAAGTTAAGGGCCTCGAGGCTGCTTATCCCATTTCTTGGAGAACCAGTTATTTAATTTTAGTACTGTCTAAAGTTCATGCTGCTAAATGTGCTAGAGAGAAGTAACTTACATGAAAAACGAGAGCTTCTAGGACTGGAGCAGCATCAACAAACTTAGCAAGAAATAGAAGATCATATTTCGTCGATATATCCTGCAATTTTAACTCCAATTGCTTCAGGCAATGGAATCTATTGCTTGGAGGTCTCCTGGATATAATCATCTGCATAGGAAATGTAGTCAAGATAAAGAACGTAAAGTATCTCAAATAAGTGATATTGTTTTCACTAACCTCAGTACAGCCACTCAGGAACAATGACTCGAGGTCTGGCATGAGTGGTGCAAGATCAGTAAAAGCATACTCAATAACATCTGATGACAGAACTAACTCAATGTGTGCCCCCTTCAACACTAATGCTTCACTCAGTACTATTTTTAGGTGACAGATATTGTAAGTATTAATCGCAACAAGATTTTGAGCATGGATCTCCAAAATCTTCAGCCACAAGCAGGGAACGATATCAATGTAGACAAGCTTAGCTAGTACATCAGTGATCTTCAAGTATTCCAGCATTGGACATTGCCTTAGCTTCAACTGTTGTAGAGCAGGGGTATAACTCAACAAGCTCTCTAAATCTTCTGTGGTTATACATACAAGGGCCAAATCAAGAGTCTTCAAGCTTCTTAGGCCACTAAAAGTTGGTAAAGGCCTCAAATTCATAAAGCAAAGCTTAAGATGCTCTATAGAGGTTGGTTCTGGAGCAGCAACATTAGAGGATGGAAAGCTGTATTTGACATCACGAGGATGAGCATACCATCGTGGACTTAGGTCAATAGTCAGTTCATTTGCACCAGATCGGACTGCAAAGTAAATCCAACGGTCAATATAGTGTGCGTACTTGTGATTGTTGAGGTTGCGCTTCAAGGTGAATGAGTTAATCCCTGTTCCAGCGTGGTGCCTTATGATGGTGTTAACACACCTGACAAATTTAGCCCTCCTCCCTTGTTTGTGCACCCGTTTATTCAAACCCAACGCCTTCGAGGTGAACTCTAAATTAGGATAGAGCCTCCAAGATTGTAGCCACTTTTGCGACACCATGCTGACACGCGCAGCATTAGTCAGCGAAAGCAACCGGATTATCAAGAACACCACATCCTATACATCAAGAAGAAGTcagttgaatatatatatatatatatatatatacagaacTCCATACTCACattcataaaaagaaaaacagcacaGTCAGTATAAGTGGACCTATATAACGTACATAGAATGGAAATTGACACTAGATTCTACTAGTATTTACCTCAGGAATGTCATCAAACTGTAATATGGCTCTTTTGTTCTTGGGGACCAGTTTCCCATGACATGGATTCATTCGCTTAGCCATTAGACCAAAAAAACACTGATCTGCAGTCAACTGGAAGTTAATAAACTGTAAATTGTAATAGGCCATTATTAGCGTTGGATGGGTGCTACTGATGTCAGAACAGAAAGAAaacaagagagagaaaagatggGAGCTTTAAACATCTACTCACCACAgtattgcagcagcagcacgcaaTGCTGACGAAATTTGTGGATTTGAGTCTCCCAAGTATTCGATCGATCCCCTCTAGATACAAACAGAAGCAGCGCAAGCAGTGGCGAAGCCAGGATAAAAATTCACCTATGGCGAACTTACTACGGACTAAGTACTAGTCTAGTACTCTAGTTTGTATAAgaaaacatacatatataataaaataatggacTGAATTTCATTATCATCTCTTGCTTCTATATTTTCATTTCCATCTCCTCCTGATATATTAGCAGTGCTACTGCTAAAAAATCTCTTTATACTGACAACTAACAaacataaaaatttaaaataagagATACGTTAAAGTGAATAAATAACAGTACCAACAAGGGTAGATTAAATTCtcaccttttatttttttcccaatctgGGTAGCTTCTGAAATTGGGCGCAGTCGGCGTCGGCGATTATTAGATGGTTCTTCCTCTTCCATGGCGCAATCTGGGTAACTACAGATATTACGAGCTAGTTTAACATTACTACTCGTAACAACTGATTGTCTGATTCAACAGGATATAGTTGCTAATGTGCGAGAGATGGAACCAACTGGTGTCTCGGAGTGATTACTGTGGCGGCGTCCAGCGTGGCAACGGCGTCCGGCGGTGTCCTGGACCTGGAGTCGGAGATCGGGCGGCACGCGGCAGGAGACGAGTCAACTGTCGACGAGAGGAGGCGAACAGCCGATGCGATGAGGCGATCAGCCGGTGGGCAGGTATGGCGGCCGCCATACCTCGCCATACTGGTGGCTTCGCTACTGAGCGCAAGATCCCCAAACAACCGGGCCGATCGATGCCAAAGCTAGGAGTGGCcttggttttttttcccttcttgtaTAAATAAGCAATCCAAATCAATACCGAATCGGAACCAGAGAGGACGGAGGGGTGAAAAAAAGGCGATAACTTTGAGACGGACTCTTACCACGAAACTGATTTCACCGCATGGGCATGACGAGAAGGAGTTGGCGCCAGATGTTCTACGTGGGGGGTGGAGCGGAGTGATGATACAGAGGGAGGCGAAATGATATGCGACGCCGGCCGCGGCCGGAAGGCGAGTACACGGCGGCGCCGGAACGgacgagagagaggaagggggggaggGGTTTGTAGATTTGGGttaacgagagagagagggggtccgtcttttttttttgccgaatccttttttctgttttttttttgcttccggttttattttctttttatttcgttgttttattttggtccgtctttttttttggtgtttttatccggtttctttttatttcgttgttttattttggtccgtctttttttttgccggtttgttttttctttgctGTTTTTATCCGGTTTCTTTTTTTCCGTTGTTTTTTTTGCCCGATTCGATTTTTTTTGCTAGGTTCCTTTTTCGCTTTTTTCATCCGGTCTTTTATCTCATCCGATCTGTTGTACGTTGCCGTCGTCGGACCAAACCCTATAGTGGCCGCCACTTCGATCCGTCTCCATATGCGTTTTCTCCTCCAATTGATCGTTTCCCCATGCGTTTTCTCCTTCAATTAATTGCGAAAATCGATTCTCCAcctctctcatcatttttcTCACATTTCCCCTCTCAATTCGGCTTACAGTTCGCCAATTATGCCCGACCGGCCTTTTTATCCCATTTTGTGAATTCTTTCCGATTTCGGGAAAACagaaagaggagatcgagtggatcaaaattcaaaagaaaaggaaggaaataATGGGTTGTAGGCCCAAAAAAGGAATAATTTTCATTtactttttcaattataatgaaTAGCGATCCTAATGTTTCTTCATTGCTAGCGGTTGTACTACTCAAAAAACGTTTTTGCCCCGATGCAATGCACgagtatttttttctagtatatctatatatctatatatctgtATACCTATATgcctaataaaaaaatacgcAAGGTTTCCGGTTTTTTTTCCGTCtcttttttcgccttttttttatGTCCCATTAGTTCTTTTCCATGTGAAACAGTTTTTTTCAGGCTCACTTTTTTTATCCGGCTTTTTTCATCGTCATTTTTTTCTGCTCTCAATCCGATCCTATCGTCTTTTCTTATTGCTCTTTAGTCCGATCCGCACATGGGCAAAgcccctccagccgccgccacgATGTTCATTCATCCGTACGTTTCCTCATTCAATTtactgcgaaaatcgattttctaaCCTTGTTATATTCCTCTTTCCATTTGGTTTTAATTCGTTGGATTTAATCCCGACCgattgattttgaaaaaaacCTTGTTATATTCCTCATGATTTCCTCTTTCCATTTGGTTTTAATTCATTGGATTTAATACCGACCGGttgattttgaaaaaaacagaaaaaggagatcGAGTAGATCAAAAGCCCTCAACCAATTTCGgggagatcgagaaagattcaGCTGGATTTGCTCCTCGGCGTCATGCGTGGCATCTTCTAGAGGTTGAAGATGCAGTCGGTTATGCAAGCTAGATTTGTTTATGGGCCGGACCAAGGAGAGACAAACCGAGCGAAGGGATGTATCGAACTGGGATAGGGCTGAAAAATAAGGAAGTTTTTCTCaggcttccttttttttatccGGTTTTCTTCATTGCCGTTTTTTCTGCTCTCAATCCGATCCGATCGCCTTTTCTTATTGCTCTCAGTCCGATCCGCTCCACACGGGCAAAGCCTCTCCAGCCGCCGCCACGATGTTGATTCGTCTGTACGTTTCCTCTTTCAATTGattgcgaaaatctattttctaaCCTTGTTATATTCCTCATGATTTCCTCTTTCCATTCATTTTTAATTCGTTGTATTCAATCCCGACCGgttgattttgaaaaaaatagaaaa harbors:
- the LOC4350650 gene encoding F-box/FBD/LRR-repeat protein At1g13570 isoform X1, with product MAKRMNPCHGKLVPKNKRAILQFDDIPEDVVFLIIRLLSLTNAARVSMVSQKWLQSWRLYPNLEFTSKALGLNKRVHKQGRRAKFVRCVNTIIRHHAGTGINSFTLKRNLNNHKYAHYIDRWIYFAVRSGANELTIDLSPRWYAHPRDVKYSFPSSNVAAPEPTSIEHLKLCFMNLRPLPTFSGLRSLKTLDLALVCITTEDLESLLSYTPALQQLKLRQCPMLEYLKITDVLAKLVYIDIVPCLWLKILEIHAQNLVAINTYNICHLKIVLSEALVLKGAHIELVLSSDVIEYAFTDLAPLMPDLESLFLSGCTEMIISRRPPSNRFHCLKQLELKLQDISTKYDLLFLAKFVDAAPVLEALVFHLEDIEEPFCYMEKEAELRSLEKHCPHKNLKLVKMTGFSAGRSSLELALYFVENSPALELLILDHRLDRSVCRITFGGDLDAKCSKGYEHTISKYVSNAIPRRVRLSYS
- the LOC4350650 gene encoding F-box/FBD/LRR-repeat protein At1g13570 isoform X2, whose translation is MAKRMNPCHGKLVPKNKRAILQFDDIPEDVVFLIIRLLSLTNAARVSMVSQKWLQSWRLYPNLEFTSKALGLNKRVHKQGRRAKFVRCVNTIIRHHAGTGINSFTLKRNLNNHNFPSSNVAAPEPTSIEHLKLCFMNLRPLPTFSGLRSLKTLDLALVCITTEDLESLLSYTPALQQLKLRQCPMLEYLKITDVLAKLVYIDIVPCLWLKILEIHAQNLVAINTYNICHLKIVLSEALVLKGAHIELVLSSDVIEYAFTDLAPLMPDLESLFLSGCTEMIISRRPPSNRFHCLKQLELKLQDISTKYDLLFLAKFVDAAPVLEALVFHLEDIEEPFCYMEKEAELRSLEKHCPHKNLKLVKMTGFSAGRSSLELALYFVENSPALELLILDHRLDRSVCRITFGGDLDAKCSKGYEHTISKYVSNAIPRRVRLSYS